A DNA window from Daucus carota subsp. sativus chromosome 3, DH1 v3.0, whole genome shotgun sequence contains the following coding sequences:
- the LOC108212695 gene encoding uncharacterized protein LOC108212695, which produces MEFSQVKVRHCDNHVTCSCKFFFRKGYLCRHSFAALHRCRVKQISRQFVKPRWSKNAIKEQHQFLGFSHISEDCSQSERIKLKRRRAWFEIQNFLNMADDDEDHLDLILSGVQTIHSSLLQKFGIQSPNKVAKRVDRFVCPSEQEEISVQNPEVSQNKGCGSRIKNSRELSREDRKKRKCSNCGEMVRHNARICPEPKKT; this is translated from the coding sequence GTTAAAGTTCGCCACTGTGACAACCATGTCACGTGTAGCTGTAAATTTTTCTTCCGAAAAGGCTATCTATGCAGACATTCTTTTGCGGCGCTGCACCGGTGTAGAGTGAAGCAGATATCCAGACAATTTGTTAAGCCTAGGTGGTCTAAGAACGCAATCAAGGAACAACATCAATTTCTTGGATTCTCGCACATTAGTGAAGATTGCAGCCAAAGCGAAAGAATAAAGTTAAAGAGAAGACGTGCTTGGTTTGAAATTCAAAACTTTTTGAACATGGCCGATGACGATGAAGACCATCTCGATTTGATTTTAAGTGGTGTGCAAACCATCCATTCTTCATTGTTGCAAAAGTTTGGGATACAATCACCAAATAAGGTTGCAAAAAGAGTAGATAGGTTTGTTTGCCCCTCTGAACAAGAAGAGATATCCGTGCAGAATCCAGAAGTTAGTCAGAATAAGGGTTGTGGTAGTCGGATCAAAAACAGCCGGGAACTGTCCAGGGAAGATAGGAAAAAACGGAAGTGCAGCAACTGCGGAGAAATGGTCCGGCATAATGCTCGGATATGTCCTGAACCCAAGAAAACATAG